aggactcctgggttctaacattggccatgggaggggggaggtgtCTAATAGATATGGGAaagtgggggctgggagtcaggactcctgggttctgtcccagctctgggaggggcatgGAGAGTCGTGGTTTAAGCAGGGTGCACCGTGCTCCTAGGCGATGTTTCTCCCTGACTCCCAGCTTTTGCTGGAGTTTTGCTTTAAAACGTCTCATTCTCCAGCTGTACCAATTTAAGTCTTTGAAATGAGCAAACTGCCTTCCCTGAAACTGTCCCCACCCCCCGTCCCACATCTGTCTGTCTCTAGCGGACGTGACCCTGGACCCAAGAACAGCTCACCCCAGTCTGGAGCTGTCTGCAGACAGGAAAAGCCTAAAGAACATAGGTACAAGACAATCACTGCCTAATGGCCTGGGGAGATTCGACGTTTACTCGTGTGTGCTGGGCTCCGATGGCTATGAGTTGGGGACACATTACTGGGATGTGGAGGTggccagcacagggggctgggctctgggtgtCACCAGGGAGTCTGTCAGCAGGAAGGGATGGTTCAATTTCAGCCCCAAGCAAGGCACGTGGGCCATCCAGCTCTCCAGGGGCCAATACCGGGTAGTCACTGCAGAATGGAGCCCACTGGACCTGCTGCAGAGCCCTGGCAAGATCAGAGTGTATCTGGACTATGAAGGAGGGGTTGTGTGCTTCTATGATTCTGACACCATGGCCCCCCTCCATGCCTTCACTGCCCTCTTTACGGGGAAGATCTACCCATTCTTCTGGGTCTGGTCTGTAGGGACCTCCCTTAGACTATGTTCCTGAGCCTCTCCCAGCCAGATCTCTGCACATGCAAACCTGCCAATGCATCACACCAGCCATCacaattggggtggggggggggggaagacgcaTGTTGTGTCAGTATGGGCTGTTGGCCATGTTTTATTAGTGAGGATCCCTTGCTGAAAGGCAGTTTTCACACTATATGAATGGAAATAAACCTGTtcttcaaaaaagaaaagcaaatttcATCACACGCAAATTTCATCACACACACAAGGTAACATCCCCCTCTGACAAAGTGGAAATCGTCTGTGATATTTTTATGACACCTTtttgtacttcagtttcccctccaTGTTGCATTGTTACCCAGTGGGGGAAAAAGGCtatttgctctcagggcaggctaagagACATAGGTGTGGGTGTCGCCCGGCTGTCTGGGCCTCAGTCCACATACCAGTGGAGTATCTGGGAAGACCATGGCAAATCCAATCACCAGGACATTGGCACCTACCATCCAAGGACCCAGAGGGAGATGGATTCCGtctctgcagggagctgagcaacATCCACCAGCTGGAGAATAGAGGACTGAAGAGTGGGGAGGTGTGGGTATAAGTTGGCTGCTCACCTGATGTCTGACTAAAGAGGTCAGAGGGGAGACAAATGGAACTTGACCATGGgggttcactacagcttggctgggctcttGGCTGACCAGAAAGGTCTATGCTTTAATGTTCAGTTCTCTGTGCTAGCCTAAGGACTTCTTAGGCTGTGTCCAGCTGACCAATAAACCCGACTTCTTTGGACAATGCTATGTGAGTGTCACTGCAAATCCTGGCTGAGGTGCATGAGTCCCTGAAGCATGGACAAGTCTCTACCACAGGGCTGGATCCAGTCCACCAGCTGTTTTAATCCGGGCCTCGATATCCCACTGTGGTGCGGGGTCTGAGGCTTGTCACACTCCAGCCAgtgagcagggtcgggggctgctccacacagcttccggaagcagcagcatggcccccctccagctcctatgtgtagaggcagccaggaggctccactCTTaatactgcccctgccccaagtgctgccccctgcagctcctgttggctgggaaccacaaccaatgggagcttcaggggcagtgcctgcggacagggcagtatGCAGAGCTGCCTAGCCATGCCTCTgggtaggagccagagaaggaacatgctgctgcttccgggagccgcttgaggtaagcgctgcccagtgcctgcacccctgagcctctccccgtgccacaaccccctgccccagccctgatccccctcccaccctccatacccctcgatcccagcccagagaaccctccaaacccctcatctccaaccccatcccagagcccgcaccccttgTACCCAactctctgtcccagccctgagccccctcccacactccaaaccccttggccctaCCCcagccacatgaattttgttatctgcaccaatatggaggtgatgtgtcacacatcaccttcatattggtgcacataacaaaattcattccacacatggctgggaaaaattagcgggaatgctggccaggtgcccaggtAACGGGATTCAGTACCCAGACTGCAGTGGGTCTGCACTcagtttctctcttctttttgctGCTCTGTCACTTTTCCAAAGCTGGAGAAGTTTGGTAAGAATGGACAAAGATAAAGAACACCCCTGCCGCCCAGCTTTTACATGATTATTATTTATGGCTGTGTTTGTAGCATGGCAGTGCCTGGGAGCCCCTGACACAGAACAGACCCTGTGATGCTAGATGCTGTCTGCAAAAAGGGGAAAGATAATCAAAGAAAGTTTTAAGTGAGTCGTTTGGGCTCTTACATTCAGTGGCAAGAGAGGTGGTGAAACCTGGGAAGAACCACCCCCCCAAAGtctaaaatattttacaaacccAAATGAAAACCGCCATTCAACACAACAGGAAAAGGGCTTCATTCCAAAATTCCCCATGGAAAACATCAACGACGACACCTTTTTGGGTGGGTTGAAACATTCCCAGTCATTGGTTGTACTAGCCCAGCCATGGAGTGAGGCCCACCAAGGgacatctacactggaataaaagacccacggctggcccagaGCAGCTGACTCAcacttgtggggctcaggctgtggagttaaaagttgctgtgtagacgttcaggcgggggctggagcctggccccTGGGACCATGCAAGcagggaggatcccagagccagGACGCCAatccaagcctgaacatctacacagcaacgtTTAACCTCCAAagccaagccctgtgagcctgactcagctgacccaggccagcttcagccatgcagtggggcttgTATTccaatgtagctgaagtcaatggggctacagCCGGTGTCAGTGGGctatagctccattggagtcatggggccagatccccagctggggtcatAAAATcagagaactggaaggaacctcgagaggtcatccagtcccctgcacccatggcaggactaaatatgatctagaccagtggttcccaaacttgttccgccacttgtgcagggaaagcccccggcgggcccggctggtttgtttacctgctgcatccgcaggttcgagCGATCACGGCtccctgcggatgcagcaggtaaacaaatgggCCCGGCCCgccgggggctttccctgcacaagtggcagaacaagtttgggaaccactgatctagaccatccctgacaggtgtttgtccaacctgctcttaaaaatccccaatgatggagactccacagcctccctaggcaatttattccagtgcttaaccaccttgacagtcgctgcaatttaagcccattggttcttgtcctattctcagaggttaagaacaatttttctccttcctccttgtaacaaccttttatgtacttcaaaactgttatcatgtcccctctcagtcttctcttctccagactaaagaaatccaattttttcaatcttccctcataggtcatgtttacctatgtttcatcatttttgttctctggactttctccaatttgtccacatctttcctgaaatgtggtgcccagaactggacacaatactccagttgaggcctaatcagcgcggagtagaacggaagaattacttctcatatcttgcttacaatactcctgataatgatgtttgccttttttgcaacagcattacactgttgacttatatttagcttgtgatccactatgacccccagatccctttctgcagtactccttcctaggcagtcatttcccattttgtatgtgtgcaaatgattgttccttcctaaattgagtacttcgcatttgtccttaatgaatttcattctatttacttcagaccatttctccagtttgtccagatcattttgaattttaatcctatcctccaaagcacttgcaacccatcccagcttggtattgtctgcaaactttataagtgtactctctatgccattatctaaatcatttatgaagatattgaacagaaccggacccagaactgatccctgcgggaccccactcattatgcttttccagcatgactgtgaaccacggaTAACTATtttctgggaacgattttccaaacagttatgcacccaccttgtcgtagctccatctaggttgtatttccctagtttgtttatgagaaggttatgagagacagtaccaaaagccttactaaagtcaagatataccacatctaccgcttccccccatccacaaggcttgttaccctctcaaagaaagctatcaggttggtttgacatgatttgttcttgacaaatccatgatgactgttatttatcacctttttatcttctaggtgtttgcaaattgattgcttaattatttgctccattatctttccgattgcagaagttaagctgactggtctgtaattccccaggttgtccttatttccctttttatagatggacattatatttgcccttttccagtcttctggaatgtctcccatcttccatgacttttcaaagataattgctaatggctcagatatcgcctcagtcagctccttgagtattctaggatgcatttcatcaggccctggtgatttgaaggcatctaacttgtctaagtaacttttgacttgttctttctctattttagactctgatcaatgggccgtagctccattggaatcaatggggccagatccccagctggggacAATCAGCGTCACTCCACTGGAGTCAGCATCCCTCTGATCAGAGCTTCCAAGCTTGCTCTGTAAGTGAGCTGGAGCTTGCTAGCTAGCAGCCGTCTCCTTCCCACAACCCTCCaccatcccagccctgccccaagaTTGCCACCAAGAGAGCGAGATACCATGCCCATTGCTGCAGCAAAGGCTCAAAATTCCACTGGGCAGGGGCCGTCGGGATCCAATCCCAAGGGGGCGGTGATGCCCGTGCCCCTGCTCCAGAAGCAGCCCACAGGGAATGGAGCTGAGAGTGTGGTGGTGCTTTGCAGGACAATGGGAAAGGTAGGTGCATCCAGCACTATAGCGCCTGCCTTGAGGATATTGACCGGGGTCCCGGAGGGGAGAGAAATTGCCCCAGGGCTAAAACCTAGTACAAGATCTAGTCTCCATTTACACACCCCAGGGGTGTGAGAATTCACTGCCCTGATACCTCCAATCTGCCCATCTAATTTGGGAGTACTCAGAAATCCCCTTTCCCTGGGCCCGCCAGAGGACCCCAAGATAATGAGTGATGCCCAAGACTgactgctcccagccaggagacGGGTCGGTGGAAATGGAAGGGGGAGACATTCAAAATGCAGCCTGAGCAGATGGGGTGGCTGGCTCTCACTTTTCCCTCCAATTTctgacatctccgactcaaggaatatttccaacactcctctgaacaacatactaatccacagagaccttcctaccaacactacaaaaagaaggattctgggtggactcctcctgaaggttgaaacaacagattggacttctacatagagtgcttccaccgacgtgcacaggctgaaataatggaaaagcagcatcacttgccccacaacctcagctgtgcagaacacaatgccatccacagcctcagaaacaactctgacatcataatcaaaaaggctgacaaaggaggtgctgttgtcatcatgaataggtcggaatatgaacaagaggctgctcggcagctctccaacaccactttctacaagccattaccctctgatcccactgagggttaccaaaagaaactacagaatttgctcaagatactccctgaaaaagcacaagatcaaatccgcacagacacacccctggaaccccgacgtgggatattctatctactacccaagatccataaacctggaaatcctgggcgccccatcatctcaggcattggcaccctgacagtaggattgtctggctatgtagactccctcctcaggccctacgctaccagcactcccagctatcttcgagacaccactgacttcctaaggaaactacgatccatcggtgatcttcctgaaaataccatcctggccactatggctgtagaagccctctacaccaacattccacacaaagatggactacaagccgtcaggaacactatccccgataatgtcacggcaaacctggtggctgaactttgtgactttgtcctcacccataactatttcacatttggagacaatgtataccttcaaatcagcagcactgctatgggtacccgcatggccccacagtatgacaacatttttatggctgacttagtacaatgcttcctcagctctcgtcccctaatacccctactctacttgcactatattgatgacatcttcatcatctggacccatggaaaagaagcccttgaggaattccaccatgatttcaacaatttccatcccactatcaacctcagcctggaccagtccacacaagagatccacttcctggacactacgatgctaataagcgatggtcacataaacaccaccctataccggaaacctactgaccgctattcctacctacatgcctccagctttcacccagaccacaccacaaggtccatcgtctacagccaagctctacgatacaaccgcatttgctccaacccctcagacagagacaaacacctacaagatctctatcaagcattcttacaactacaatacccacctgctgaagtgaagaaacagattgacagagccagaagagtacccagaagtcacctactgcaggacaggcccaacaaagaaaataacagaacgccactagccatcaccttcagcccccaactaaaacctctccaacgcattatcaaggatctacaacctatcctgaaggatgacccatcactctcacaaatcttgggagacaggccagtccttgcctacagacagccccccaacctgaagcaaatactcaccagcaactacataccacacaacagaaccactaacccaggaatctatccttgcaacaaagcccgttgccaactgtgcccacatatctattcaggggacaccatcacagggcctaataacatcagccacactatcagaagctcgttcacctgcacatctaccaatgtgatatatgccatcctgtgccagcaatgcccctctgccatgtacattggtcaaactggacagtctctatgtaaaagaataaatggacacaaatcagatgtcaagaattataatattcagtcggagaatctctctggtcacgcgattacagacatgaaagttgcgatattacaacagaaaaacttcaaaaccagagtccagtgagagactgctgaattggaattcatttgcaaattggatacaattaacttaggcttgaatagagactgggagtggctaagtcattatgcaaggtaacctatttccccttgttttttcctacccccttccccctcccacccttcctcagacgttcttgttaaaccctggatttgtgctggaaatggcccaccttcattatcatacacattgtaaggagaaaaggagtacttgtggcaccttagagactaaccaatttatttgagcatgagctttcgtgagctacagctcacttcattggatgcataccgtggaaactgtggaaatgcatactgtggagctgtagctcaggaaagctcatgctcaaataaattggttagtctctaaggtgccacaagtactccttttctttttgcgaatacagactaacacagttgttactctgaaacctgtcattgtaaggagagtgatcactttagataagctattaccaacaggagagtggggtggggggagagaaaaccttttgaagtgataaacacccattttttcatgatctgtgtgtataaaaacatcctcactgtattttccatttttatgtatccgatgaagtgagctgtagctcacgaaagcttatgctcaaataaattggttagtctctaaggtgccacaagtcctccttttcttttccctctgtcACGCACGGTTAGCCGGTGGGACTCCCTGCTACCGCGTGTCACTGTGAGATTAGCAGGGCTCGGGTCCGAGAGGGGAGTGGATGGTTGCATGGATAAGGATAAGGAGAATAGCCAGGCAGGAGGAAAGCAGCGCTGTTTGACAAACAGCCGGGGAGAGCCACAGACAGAGACGCTGTCTAATGCTGGGGAGCGAGGAAGGAATTAACCCACATGGGTGGTTTATCCTGCTAGAGCCCCGTCACCGGGCTGTTACACCTGCCACTGCACAGCTGGCACTGTTGGAAACTAGACACCAGGCTGGCTGGACCCACTGATCTGTTCTGTGGAAGCGGAGGGTGAGATACCAGCTGGCTGGACCCACTGATCTAATGTGGGGTGGCAAGGGGGGCGGTACCAGACTGTGGGTctgacctagggttgccaacagtcccttattacaagGGGCGCCCCTTACTTCGTCATCTCTGTAAAAGAAGACCGGGAGTTGCTGAGCGCTGCAGAAAGCAGCAAGAAACGCCTCTGAGGAAGGGGAAAGTGCT
This genomic interval from Caretta caretta isolate rCarCar2 chromosome 14, rCarCar1.hap1, whole genome shotgun sequence contains the following:
- the LOC125621770 gene encoding uncharacterized protein LOC125621770, producing the protein MEKQHHLPHNLSCAEHNAIHSLRNNSDIIIKKADKGGAVVIMNRSEYEQEAARQLSNTTFYKPLPSDPTEGYQKKLQNLLKILPEKAQDQIRTDTPLEPRRGIFYLLPKIHKPGNPGRPIISGIGTLTVGLSGYVDSLLRPYATSTPSYLRDTTDFLRKLRSIGDLPENTILATMAVEALYTNIPHKDGLQAVRNTIPDNVTANLVAELCDFVLTHNYFTFGDNVYLQISSTAMGTRMAPQYDNIFMADLVQCFLSSRPLIPLLYLHYIDDIFIIWTHGKEALEEFHHDFNNFHPTINLSLDQSTQEIHFLDTTMLISDGHINTTLYRKPTDRYSYLHASSFHPDHTTRSIVYSQALRYNRICSNPSDRDKHLQDLYQAFLQLQYPPAEVKKQIDRARRVPRSHLLQDRPNKENNRTPLAITFSPQLKPLQRIIKDLQPILKDDPSLSQILGDRPVLAYRQPPNLKQILTSNYIPHNRTTNPGIYPCNKARCQLCPHIYSGDTITGPNNISHTIRSSFTCTSTNVIYAILCQQCPSAMYIGQTGQSLCKRINGHKSDVKNYNIQSENLSGHAITDMKVAILQQKNFKTRVQ